In Fusarium oxysporum f. sp. lycopersici 4287 chromosome 4, whole genome shotgun sequence, a genomic segment contains:
- a CDS encoding hypothetical protein (At least one base has a quality score < 10): MQLKMETDDMDEELMSPKSVKRTKSEPEDEVTVGEV, from the exons atgcAGCTGAAGATGGAGACGGACGACATGGATGAGGAACTCATGTCCCCCAAAAGCGTCAAGCGTACCAA GTCCGAGCCCGAGGACGAGGTCACCGTTGGTGAGGTCTAG
- a CDS encoding hypothetical protein (At least one base has a quality score < 10), with the protein MDVGDMIQVRTTSLELAKMVKLQPQSVSFLEISDPKAVLEKAFRNFATLTKGDVFNFAYNDEVYDVAVLDVKPETDKMGVSMIETDVSVEFAPPVGYVEPERKSGTSTPRSTRGGVPAGGLLHNQGTMAQAINYSAIAPSVTSNVTNFLGEGQKLAKKGSKAPTPKPATPVPTVEIPGMPRRRDGAPAALRLPPNKLFFGYEIKPVKTDADKEQEKENANRHHFAGQGQTLRGAVKRKGEGDDKTKAPEKKGTSEGNRLDGRRPR; encoded by the coding sequence ATGGACGTTGGCGACATGATCCAGGTCCGTACCACATCATTGGAGCTGGCCAAGATGGTCAAGCTACAGCCTCAATCTGTCAGCTTCCTTGAGATTAGTGATCCCAAGGCAGTGCTGGAGAAGGCTTTCCGCAATTTTGCCACCCTGACCAAGGGTGATGTCTTCAATTTCGCCTACAACGATGAAGTCTATGATGTGGCCGTTCTCGACGTCAAGCCCGAGACGGACAAGATGGGAGTCAGTATGATCGAGACCGACGTGTCAGTAGAATTCGCGCCCCCAGTCGGCTACGTCGAACCTGAGCGCAAGAGCGGAACAAGCACCCCAAGAAGCACACGAGGTGGTGTCCCTGCTGGAGGTTTGTTACATAACCAGGGAACCATGGCACAAGCCATCAACTACAGCGCCATTGCTCCATCAGTGACAAGCAATGTGACAAACTTCCTTGGAGAGGGTCAAaagcttgccaagaaggGTAGTAAGGCTCCGACACCCAAGCCAGCTACTCCGGTTCCTACGGTGGAGATTCCAGGAATGCCTAGGAGGCGCGATGGTGCTCCGGCAGCTCTCCGTTTGCCACCTAACAAGCTTTTCTTCGGATACGAGATCAAGCCAGTCAAGACGGACGCTGATAAGGAAcaggagaaggagaacgCCAACAGGCATCACTTTGCTGGCCAAGGTCAGACACTTCGAGGTGCCGTTAAGAGAAAGGGAGAAGGAGACGACAAGACAAAGGCCcccgagaagaagggcacCAGCGAAGGAAATAGACTCGACGGTCGACGGCCACGATGA
- a CDS encoding hypothetical protein (At least one base has a quality score < 10), whose protein sequence is MFAADDADGEKEIPEEGDFDKNGRKKDKVRFLDADQIDGVDNTSRDKGGIRLDDESSDDEADVDLAIQEEGIDEEVGAGGLKKNAPKVEAFNLKQEMEEGQFDQDGNYVRKGGDPDAVHDNWLEGLSKKEMRKAAAAHEKREAEARKQRLEDDEVLVSDLLKTLILNLERAETPLEALARLGKKQTKPKKIPKWKLKKMNKGAEGMEVDGGENIEDAEQKKIKASIGAITEAADKLLSRDHEEIYEQERELLVREYRKETGEDWVEPEASQTNQDEQAAVKPGTMWKFRWVDGRDGNDSQGPYDGATMKAWKDAGYFPEGAVEFREVEEGRDWSLHVDAFE, encoded by the coding sequence atgTTTGCTGCGGACGATGCTGATGGGGAAAAGGAGATCCCCGAGGAGGGAGACTTCGATAAGAATGGTCGCAAGAAGGACAAAGTTCGGTTCCTAGATGCGGATCAAATCGATGGCGTggacaacaccagcagagACAAGGGGGGCATCCGACTCGACGATGAAAGCAGCGACGACGAGGCAGATGTAGACCTAGCCATACAAGAAGAGGGcatcgatgaagaagttggggCTGGAGGTCTCAAGAAGAACGCCCCCAAAGTCGAAGCATTCAACCTGAAGCAAGAAATGGAAGAGGGTCAATTCGACCAAGATGGCAACTACGTTCGCAAAGGTGGCGACCCTGACGCCGTACACGACAACTGGTTGGAAGGTCTCAGTaagaaggagatgagaaAGGCAGCCGCCGCGCATGAGAAGCGCGAGGCTGAGGCACGAAAGCAGCGCCTAGAGGATGACGAGGTCCTCGTGTCAGATTTGCTCAAGACTCTGATACTCAATCTCGAGCGCGCTGAGACGCCACTCGAGGCTCTAGCCCGACTCGGCAAAAAGCAAACAAAGCCTAAAAAGATCCCGAAAtggaagctcaagaagatgaacaagGGTGCTGAAGGCATGGAAGTTGATGGCGGTGAGAACATCGAGGATGCGGAGCaaaagaagatcaaggcatCAATCGGTGCCATCACAGAAGCTGCAGATAAGCTGTTAAGCCGGGATCATGAGGAGATTTACGAACAAGAGAGAGAGCTCCTCGTCCGAGAATATCGTAAGGAGACAGGAGAGGATTGGGTGGAACCAGAAGCTTCACAGACAAACCAGGATGAGCAGGCGGCGGTGAAGCCGGGAACAATGTGGAAGTTCCGATGGGTAGATGGACGCGACGGAAACGACAGTCAAGGGCCATATGACGGGGCCACAATGAAGGCGTGGAAGGATGCTGGGTACTTCCCAGAGGGCGCGGTCGAGTTCcgagaggttgaggagggcCGGGACTGGTCTTTACATGTCGATGCTTTTGAGTGA
- a CDS encoding glyceraldehyde 3-phosphate dehydrogenase (At least one base has a quality score < 10) yields the protein MYVVGVNENKYDGSADIISNASCTTNCLAPLAKVINDKFGIVEGLMTTVHSYTATQKTVDGPSAKDWRGGRGAAQNIIPSSTGAAKAVGKVIPELNGKLTGMSMRVPTANVSVVDLTVRLEKGASYDQIKKVIKEAAEGDLKGVLAYTEDDVVSSDLNGNTNSSIFDAKAGISLNDNFVKLVSWYDNEWGYSRRVLDLLAHVAKVDASK from the coding sequence ATGTACGTCGTCGGTGTCAACGAGAACAAGTACGACGGCTCTGCCGacatcatctccaacgcCTCTTGCACCACCAACTGCCTGGCCCCCCTCGCCAAggtcatcaacgacaagTTTGGTATCGTTGAGGGCCTCATGACCACCGTCCACTCCTACACTGCTACCCAGAAGACCGTCGATGGTCCCTCCGCCAAGGACTGGCGAGGTGGCCGTGGCGCTGCCCAGAACATCATCCCCTCCAGCACTGGTGCCGCCAAGGCTGTCGGCAAGGTCATTCCTGAGCTCAACGGCAAGCTCACTGGCATGTCCATGCGTGTCCCTACCGCCAACGTTTCCGTCGTCGATCTTACTGTCCGCCTCGAGAAGGGTGCTTCTTACgaccagatcaagaaggtcatcaaGGAGGCCGCTGAGGGTGACCTCAAGGGCGTTCTGGCCTACACTGAGGACGATGTTGTCTCCTCCGATCTCAACGGCAACACCAACTCCTCCATCTTCGATGCCAAGGCCGGTATCTCTCTCAACGacaacttcgtcaagctgGTCTCCTGGTACGACAACGAGTGGGGTTACTCCCGCCGTGTCCTCGACCTCCTGGCCCACGTTGCCAAGGTCGATGCCTCCAAGTAA
- a CDS encoding hypothetical protein (At least one base has a quality score < 10): MRRAVTRGEANPSMLLSLILQAITVDEFLNASANYENISKEELFAHQSTRYRNWPAVHSIYDGIGSSRLRADITPWSTVEEVCQASMRVVRHWCQEENVQWSPEFDPNEASIRITINTAMSTNSGPIGPGITLHLSAADLEQLFDRKLNEALQPIYSKLDAIEEKLDAIEEKLEKLTARVGVVEGLTAKIPNMEDDLRSQD; this comes from the exons ATGAGACGCGCCGTGACTCGCGGCGAAGCCAACCCATCTATGCTCTTATCTTTGATTCTACAAGCCATCACTGTGGATGAATTTCTCAACGCATCTGCCAACTACGAGAATATCTCTAAGGAGGAGCTCTTTGCACACCAGTCGACTCGTTATCGGAATTGGCCCGCGGTTCACAGCATTTACGACGGCATTGGCAGCTCTCGTCTTCGAGCTGACATTACGCCCTGGTCGACCGTCGAGGAAGTTTGCCAAGCGTCGATGCGTGTTGTTCGGCACTGGTGCCAGGAGGAGAATGTCCAGTGGTCACCGGAGTTCGATCCCAATGAAGCCAGCATTAGA ATCACAATCAACACAGCCATGTCTACAAACTCGGGCCCCATTGGCCCTGGCATTACCCTTCACCTTTCCGCAGCCGATCTTGAACAGCTGTTTGATAGGAAGCTTAATGAGGCGCTACAGCCTATCTACAGCAAGCTTGATGCTATCgaagagaagcttgatgctATCGAAGAGAAGCTTGAAAAGCTCACAGCCCGTGTTGGGGTAGTTGAAGGCCTGACGGCAAAGATCCCGAACATGGAAGACGACCTCCGATCTCAGGACTAG